Proteins co-encoded in one Gemmatimonadales bacterium genomic window:
- the pyk gene encoding pyruvate kinase, with protein sequence MPTSSIRRTKIVATLGPAWCHPDRMVQLLDAGVNVVRVNASHGTPELRGKWIRDLQRVRKGRKSPVAILVDLHGPRIRVGQLAEPLELAQGHSVTFAPEGVATGTEIPTTYAGLARDMHPGSKILLDDGLLSVEVTGVRGDRVDGVVRYGGLLRANKGMNLPGVDVSAPAVTEKDQEEVAHAIELGVDYIGVSFVRRAEELNQLRTMVPKRIQLVAKIEKDTALRHLESILDATDAVMVARGDLGVELPFEEVPLVQKRLIREANLRGKPVITATQMLESMVKAPRPTRAEASDVANAILDGTDAVMLSAETAVGDYALEAVQAMDRIAREVESHRTGRSAAFDLAVGRRSGGGGNRFEAREARTEDAIAVAVCAAAELLHTRVITCFTSSGFTARTVASFRPSVPIVAVTPEPDTYRALAMVWGVTPVLVDRVPNYDAMILVARAALLDQGLVEEGDRVVVTAGVPFDMPGTTNLLKIETV encoded by the coding sequence TTGCCGACCTCCTCCATCCGCCGGACCAAGATCGTCGCCACCCTCGGCCCAGCCTGGTGCCATCCCGATCGGATGGTCCAGCTGCTCGATGCCGGGGTCAACGTCGTCCGGGTCAATGCCTCGCACGGAACACCGGAGTTGAGGGGAAAGTGGATTCGGGATCTGCAGCGGGTCCGGAAGGGCCGGAAGAGCCCCGTCGCCATCCTGGTGGACCTGCACGGCCCCCGGATCAGGGTGGGGCAGCTGGCGGAGCCGTTGGAGCTCGCCCAGGGGCACTCGGTCACCTTCGCGCCTGAGGGGGTTGCGACGGGGACCGAAATTCCCACCACCTACGCCGGCCTCGCGCGGGACATGCACCCCGGCTCCAAGATCCTCCTCGACGACGGTCTCCTCTCGGTCGAGGTCACCGGCGTCCGGGGGGACCGGGTCGACGGTGTGGTCCGGTATGGCGGGCTGCTGCGGGCCAACAAGGGGATGAACCTTCCGGGCGTCGATGTCAGCGCGCCCGCGGTGACGGAGAAGGACCAGGAGGAGGTGGCGCATGCCATCGAGCTCGGCGTCGACTACATCGGCGTCTCCTTCGTCCGGCGGGCCGAGGAGTTGAACCAGCTCAGGACCATGGTCCCCAAGCGGATCCAGCTGGTGGCCAAGATCGAAAAGGACACCGCGCTGCGGCACCTGGAGTCGATTCTCGATGCCACCGACGCCGTCATGGTGGCCCGGGGCGACCTCGGCGTCGAATTGCCCTTCGAGGAGGTGCCCCTGGTCCAGAAGCGCCTCATTCGGGAGGCCAACCTCCGCGGCAAGCCGGTCATCACCGCCACCCAGATGCTCGAGTCGATGGTCAAGGCCCCGCGGCCGACCCGCGCGGAGGCGTCCGACGTGGCCAATGCCATCCTGGACGGAACAGATGCCGTCATGCTGTCCGCTGAGACGGCGGTGGGTGATTACGCCCTGGAGGCGGTGCAGGCGATGGATCGAATTGCCCGCGAGGTCGAGAGCCACCGGACGGGGCGGAGCGCCGCCTTCGACCTGGCGGTGGGGCGGCGAAGCGGCGGAGGGGGCAACCGGTTCGAGGCGCGGGAGGCCCGGACCGAGGACGCGATCGCCGTGGCAGTCTGTGCCGCCGCGGAACTGCTCCACACCCGCGTCATCACCTGCTTCACGTCGAGCGGCTTCACCGCGCGCACCGTGGCCTCGTTCCGCCCCTCGGTCCCGATCGTGGCGGTTACGCCGGAACCCGACACCTATCGTGCGCTCGCGATGGTCTGGGGGGTGACGCCCGTGCTGGTCGACCGCGTCCCTAATTACGATGCGATGATCCTCGTGGCCCGCGCGGCGCTCCTGGACCAGGGGCTCGTGGAAGAGGGCGACAGGGTCGTGGTGACCGCCGGCGTGCCCTTCGACATGCCGGGCACCACCAACCTTCTCAAGATCGAGACCGTGTAG